In a single window of the Flavobacterium sp. W4I14 genome:
- a CDS encoding hypothetical protein (product_source=Hypo-rule applied; cath_funfam=2.60.40.10; pfam=PF16389,PF16391; superfamily=49265,49785) encodes MKTIFNITFICLLSILFFGCKKYADDYKAFLDNKEIKYSGKISKPGYNTGNLRAQLVWNPSPDPSITKYIITWNNGANTLEVPATLHNSSDLVKVIIPNLDEYVYTFSVVSYDSDGNKSIATEINNVRVYGAAYIATLLNRGVNATEPYVFQPDGSLKLNFNKRDTMNVATTIRYTNILGTVEERQLLPDDNSIVIPNYKTGTTIQYRSSYYPEAGSIDAFNAAQFTDFPTIIKVTECDKSLFKELNLPTDVQSEYGWVLPRVWDNIKGQDQGFHTGGSGMPQWFSLDIGEQVQLDNFRLWQRENALYNVGNIKVFEVWATNSPNANGSWESWTKLQTFTSFKPSGLPKGQNTDQDKAFAQAGEKFVFPTAIPKYRYIRIKVLETWGGEGYLHFSELSFYKRN; translated from the coding sequence ATGAAAACTATATTTAATATTACTTTCATCTGCTTGCTGTCCATTCTTTTCTTTGGCTGTAAAAAATATGCCGATGATTATAAGGCTTTTCTGGATAACAAAGAGATCAAATATTCGGGTAAAATTTCAAAGCCCGGCTACAATACAGGTAACCTGCGTGCACAACTGGTATGGAACCCCAGCCCCGATCCAAGTATTACCAAATACATCATTACCTGGAATAACGGTGCCAATACACTCGAGGTGCCGGCTACTTTGCATAATTCCAGCGATCTGGTAAAAGTGATCATACCCAACCTCGATGAGTATGTGTACACTTTTTCGGTGGTGTCGTACGATAGCGACGGCAATAAATCCATTGCAACCGAAATCAACAATGTAAGGGTATATGGTGCAGCTTACATTGCCACATTGTTAAACAGGGGCGTAAATGCTACAGAACCCTACGTGTTCCAGCCTGATGGTTCGCTGAAGCTGAACTTTAATAAAAGAGATACCATGAATGTGGCTACTACCATCCGGTACACCAATATTTTGGGTACGGTAGAGGAACGGCAGCTGCTACCGGATGACAATTCTATTGTGATCCCAAATTATAAAACCGGTACTACCATTCAGTATAGGTCTTCTTATTATCCCGAAGCAGGCTCCATTGATGCTTTTAATGCAGCCCAGTTTACTGATTTTCCAACCATTATCAAAGTGACCGAATGCGACAAATCGCTGTTTAAAGAGTTAAACCTCCCAACCGATGTTCAGTCAGAATATGGCTGGGTATTGCCACGCGTTTGGGATAATATCAAAGGGCAGGATCAAGGTTTCCATACCGGGGGATCGGGCATGCCGCAATGGTTTAGCTTGGATATAGGTGAACAGGTACAGCTGGATAACTTTAGGCTTTGGCAGCGCGAAAACGCTTTGTATAACGTTGGCAATATCAAGGTGTTCGAAGTTTGGGCCACCAATAGCCCTAATGCGAACGGTAGCTGGGAGAGTTGGACGAAACTCCAGACCTTTACCTCATTTAAACCATCAGGGCTGCCCAAAGGTCAGAATACTGATCAGGACAAAGCATTTGCCCAGGCAGGTGAGAAATTTGTTTTCCCTACGGCGATTCCTAAATACAGGTATATCCGAATTAAGGTGCTCGAAACCTGGGGAGGTGAGGGCTACCTGCATTTCAGTGAACTCAGCTTTTATAAACGTAACTAA
- a CDS encoding hypothetical protein (product_source=Hypo-rule applied; cleavage_site_network=SignalP-noTM; pfam=PF16323,PF16391,PF17166; superfamily=49265,49785; transmembrane_helix_parts=Inside_1_8,TMhelix_9_26,Outside_27_408): MKKNNYRKSLVFLMLAIALVTMFFASCKTAENSFEAISDDMTKPGPVSNTKVENIDGAARITYTLPNSKNLLYVLARYSINDNRVRETKSSYYTDTVMVDGFAKEQDYEVTLYAVSRANVMSDPVVVKVHPKTPNYIAVNADLNITADFGGANFFGLNKNRASLSVHLLVFNDKTKTFDEQEPEYISSDTIDVSIRNLNPVPYKVGVYTKDRFGNTSDTVIKTITPLFETLLDKSKFATYRLPSDATIGYGWEFRYFFDGNLGDPGWHTLSSPKSIGTFGLGVSAKISRFVIWQRPSDFYGYQNTRKFTLWGSNKINPVDVALPGNSAEGTVAGDWINLGNFVFPNPPSGLAPNQANAADKDFVAKGVNFRMPRAAQQVRYIRYECTQTWGGLDYVNAMEISLYGSPL; this comes from the coding sequence ATGAAAAAAAATAATTACAGAAAAAGCCTTGTGTTTTTGATGTTGGCAATCGCCTTGGTTACTATGTTTTTTGCTTCTTGTAAAACAGCAGAAAACAGTTTTGAAGCCATTTCTGACGATATGACAAAACCAGGCCCGGTAAGCAATACCAAAGTAGAGAACATTGACGGTGCAGCCAGGATTACCTATACTTTACCCAATTCGAAAAACCTTTTATATGTATTGGCACGTTATTCCATTAACGATAACCGGGTAAGAGAAACCAAATCGAGCTATTATACTGATACGGTTATGGTAGATGGGTTTGCAAAGGAACAAGATTACGAAGTTACTTTATATGCGGTAAGCCGCGCCAATGTAATGTCTGATCCTGTCGTGGTAAAAGTGCACCCTAAAACCCCTAATTATATTGCCGTGAATGCAGACTTAAACATCACAGCCGACTTTGGCGGAGCCAATTTCTTCGGACTGAATAAAAACAGGGCATCGCTTTCCGTTCATCTTTTAGTGTTTAACGATAAAACAAAAACATTTGATGAGCAGGAGCCCGAATATATAAGCTCGGATACGATTGATGTATCCATCAGAAACCTTAATCCTGTGCCTTACAAAGTTGGCGTATACACTAAAGATCGCTTTGGCAATACTTCCGATACGGTGATTAAAACTATTACACCATTATTCGAAACCCTGTTGGATAAGAGCAAATTTGCTACCTATCGTTTACCAAGTGATGCCACAATCGGGTATGGTTGGGAATTCCGCTATTTCTTTGATGGTAACCTTGGCGATCCGGGATGGCATACTTTAAGTTCGCCTAAAAGCATAGGTACTTTCGGCCTTGGCGTATCGGCAAAAATAAGCCGTTTTGTAATCTGGCAGAGGCCGTCTGATTTTTATGGCTACCAGAATACCCGCAAGTTTACCCTTTGGGGCTCAAATAAAATCAATCCCGTTGATGTAGCCTTGCCTGGCAATTCGGCTGAGGGAACTGTAGCGGGCGATTGGATTAACCTGGGCAATTTTGTTTTTCCGAATCCACCTTCAGGTTTAGCGCCCAACCAGGCCAATGCCGCCGATAAGGATTTTGTAGCCAAGGGCGTCAATTTCAGAATGCCACGGGCAGCACAGCAAGTGCGTTACATCAGATATGAGTGTACCCAAACCTGGGGTGGGTTAGATTATGTAAATGCTATGGAAATCAGTTTGTATGGCAGCCCATTGTAA
- a CDS encoding hypothetical protein (product_source=Hypo-rule applied; cath_funfam=3.30.200.20; ko=KO:K21572; pfam=PF07980,PF14322; superfamily=48452) — protein sequence MKTEKIKDMKFYYKLICLLVLCIAGTSCKKYLDVVPNNVGTLDYAFSNRNEAENYLFGCYNTFQNLNREVVNNVGFVTSSEIIYPNLDDNPFNKITGPGFKLIRGGVQNVSNPAIDYWTGGNDGQPIYIALRRCNIMLENINKPFDLKDDEKKRWIAEIKFLKAYYHYYLIRLYGPIVLIKENRPIDGSIEDTKVKRSTVDESFAYVDQLLNEAIPDLPSVVVNPLLEYGRTTKSMGLALKAEALTTAASPLFNGNSDFANFKDKDGKNLFSTAVDPQKWSLAAKACKVAIDEFESQGGILYNKIPTEKVENVSDQLKRVLTLQSVITEKRDQNPELIWGSQYSFDYQGYVFPKLTSDAVSFGNEQPSNWSVPLSTTELFYTKNGVPINEDNTGVFDYANRNTPQFGDDANKSYIKLGYETAKANFNREPRFYADLGFDGGIWFGNDKRNEGDAFYVQARGPFAIAGPKSQFATNITGYWPKKLANYLSIMNNGVEFETFYLPVVRLGGLYLLYAEALNEEGTASKTDILSWIDKVRSRAGLQGVATSWQTYSKNPTKPDTKEGRREIIHQERRIELCFEGQSGWDLRRWKELQGVLSRPLQGWNVNEGSAVNYYRPRTVAVPFFGLKDYFWPIRNSEVVINENLVQNPFW from the coding sequence ATGAAAACAGAAAAAATAAAAGATATGAAATTCTATTATAAACTAATCTGTCTGCTTGTGCTTTGTATCGCAGGCACATCATGTAAAAAATACCTGGATGTTGTTCCCAATAATGTGGGCACGCTTGATTATGCTTTTTCGAACAGGAATGAAGCTGAAAATTATCTTTTCGGTTGCTACAATACCTTTCAGAACTTAAACCGGGAGGTGGTCAACAATGTAGGGTTTGTTACTTCTTCCGAAATTATATACCCGAATCTTGATGATAACCCTTTCAATAAAATTACGGGTCCAGGTTTTAAACTGATTAGAGGTGGAGTACAGAATGTATCAAACCCGGCAATCGATTATTGGACGGGTGGCAATGATGGACAGCCCATTTACATTGCACTGAGAAGGTGTAACATTATGCTCGAGAACATTAACAAACCTTTCGACCTGAAAGATGATGAAAAGAAAAGATGGATTGCAGAAATTAAATTCTTAAAGGCTTATTACCATTATTACCTCATCAGGCTATATGGGCCGATTGTATTGATCAAGGAAAACCGTCCTATTGATGGATCCATCGAAGATACAAAAGTCAAACGCTCAACCGTTGATGAATCTTTTGCTTATGTAGATCAATTGCTTAACGAGGCTATCCCTGATCTGCCGTCGGTTGTTGTAAATCCACTTTTGGAATACGGCCGTACTACTAAATCGATGGGTTTGGCTTTAAAAGCAGAAGCACTAACCACTGCTGCAAGTCCGTTGTTTAACGGTAACTCCGATTTTGCAAACTTTAAAGATAAAGATGGTAAAAATCTTTTTTCTACAGCTGTTGATCCACAAAAATGGAGCCTTGCCGCAAAAGCCTGTAAAGTAGCTATCGATGAATTTGAATCTCAGGGAGGTATTCTGTACAATAAGATACCAACCGAGAAAGTCGAAAATGTGTCTGATCAGTTAAAACGTGTATTAACACTTCAATCGGTTATTACCGAAAAACGTGATCAAAATCCGGAGTTGATCTGGGGTTCGCAATATAGTTTTGATTATCAGGGATATGTATTTCCGAAGCTTACCTCTGATGCCGTTTCGTTTGGGAACGAGCAGCCTTCTAACTGGTCGGTGCCGCTTTCTACTACCGAACTGTTTTACACCAAAAATGGAGTGCCAATCAATGAGGATAATACTGGCGTTTTCGATTATGCCAACCGCAATACACCGCAGTTTGGTGATGATGCCAACAAATCGTACATCAAACTAGGTTATGAAACCGCAAAAGCGAATTTTAACCGTGAGCCGAGGTTTTATGCCGATTTAGGTTTTGATGGAGGTATCTGGTTCGGAAACGATAAACGCAATGAAGGTGATGCATTTTATGTGCAGGCAAGAGGACCATTTGCCATCGCCGGACCAAAAAGCCAGTTTGCAACCAACATTACAGGATACTGGCCTAAAAAATTGGCTAATTATCTGTCTATCATGAATAATGGTGTAGAGTTTGAAACTTTTTATCTGCCGGTCGTGCGTCTTGGTGGCCTGTACCTGCTTTATGCAGAGGCATTAAATGAAGAAGGAACTGCATCTAAAACCGATATCCTATCATGGATAGATAAAGTACGCAGCAGGGCTGGTTTACAGGGTGTTGCCACCTCTTGGCAAACCTATTCGAAAAATCCAACCAAGCCAGATACCAAAGAAGGCCGACGTGAGATTATTCACCAGGAGAGGCGCATAGAATTGTGTTTTGAAGGACAGAGTGGTTGGGATTTACGCCGTTGGAAAGAGTTGCAGGGTGTATTGAGCAGACCACTGCAGGGCTGGAACGTAAACGAAGGCAGTGCGGTAAATTATTATCGCCCGAGGACTGTTGCCGTACCGTTTTTTGGGTTAAAGGACTATTTCTGGCCGATCAGAAATTCGGAAGTAGTGATCAACGAAAATTTGGTACAGAACCCGTTCTGGTAG
- a CDS encoding TonB-linked SusC/RagA family outer membrane protein (product_source=TIGR04056; cath_funfam=2.170.130.10,2.60.40.1120; cog=COG1629; pfam=PF00593,PF07715,PF13715; superfamily=49464,56935; tigrfam=TIGR04056; transmembrane_helix_parts=Inside_1_16,TMhelix_17_39,Outside_40_1099), with amino-acid sequence MKSFFTNSDIRWLCRKHIFLNMLKCIPFLFFVFIGLQVTAQTKTTVTGTVRDTTGVALPGVTITVENTKTGTQTDNNGKFVIDVAKGGALRVALVGYTAKRIVVTESTVYNVVLKESVVMMADEVVITAMGQKQRKEAVVGSVTTIKPADLKIPASNLTAALAGQAAGIIAYQRSGQPGQDNASFFIRGVTTFGYKQDPLILIDNVELTPNDLARLQTDDIASFSILKDASATALYGARGANGVILVSTKEGREGKAKINFRTEYSLSQSTQTLNLVDPIQYMELFNEASLTRNPSLPLPFNQTKINNTRATINGSPGSNPYVYPAVNWIDMLFKDRASTQRNNLSISGGGGVAKYYISGSYNIDNGILKTDIRNNNENNVNFKNYQLRSNININLSKTTELIVRLSGTFSDYNGPITLDGSFASDLYAIASHASPVLFPAYYPADAANAGANHILFGNVGGPDGTKNNSILYPNGNPYAQLLKGHKSSSESRMSAQLELNQDFKFITEGLKLRTVFNTNRYSYFDSQLAYSPYFYSADSYDKVANTYALTWLNPKNNVANNVPTEYLVYNRSEPNANSFFYFQGAIDYNRKFGNHTVSSTIIGTAQQTLYSSAKDPRTNTTTLPYSLPFRNMGVAGRATYSFKDRYFVEFNFGFNGSERFSAEHRYGFFPTIGGAWVPSNEAFWPKNDIVNRLKIRFSHGLVGNDAIGSQRFFYLSDVNLNGGNFAQFGINNGNQLNGVSIRSYANSNITWETSRQTNLAGEITLLKNFNIVAEFYKNHRYDILRKRNIPATEGFETDVLTNLGEVDSKGIDLSLDYKKTFDNGLWSSIRGNFTYSTNKYGYIEEPNYPETWRHFIGQPISRGYGYIAERLFVDDAEVKNSPTQQFNTSDAYGNVITGAIPRGGDIKYRDLNSDGRIDDLDMAFMGYPSTPEIVYGFGFSTGYKGFDLSAFFQGQDRVSFFIDPRKTSPFLERNVAYVEGRAQVLQAFADSHWSEENQDLFAAYPRLGTSSAVVANNLQASSWWLRDGSFIRLKSVEIGYTLPKSILKTLRLSNCRLYLNGLNLVTWSKFKMWDPELGGNGFAYPIQKVFNFGINVNL; translated from the coding sequence ATGAAGTCATTTTTTACTAATTCAGACATTAGGTGGCTCTGCCGAAAACATATTTTTTTAAATATGTTAAAGTGCATCCCGTTTTTGTTCTTTGTTTTTATTGGTCTCCAGGTAACTGCGCAAACCAAAACAACTGTTACCGGAACTGTTAGAGATACCACAGGTGTAGCCTTGCCAGGTGTAACCATAACAGTTGAAAATACGAAAACCGGTACCCAGACCGATAACAACGGTAAATTTGTGATCGATGTGGCCAAAGGAGGCGCACTTCGTGTAGCCCTGGTAGGTTATACCGCAAAACGGATTGTGGTAACCGAAAGCACCGTTTATAATGTAGTGTTAAAAGAGTCGGTGGTCATGATGGCCGATGAGGTGGTGATTACCGCAATGGGCCAAAAGCAACGTAAAGAAGCTGTTGTAGGTTCAGTAACCACCATAAAACCTGCTGATTTAAAAATACCTGCCAGTAACCTTACCGCGGCACTTGCCGGGCAGGCAGCGGGTATTATTGCCTATCAACGCAGTGGGCAACCCGGGCAGGATAACGCCTCTTTCTTTATCCGTGGGGTAACTACATTCGGTTATAAACAGGATCCTTTAATCCTGATCGATAACGTTGAGCTAACACCTAATGATCTTGCGCGTTTACAGACTGATGATATTGCCAGTTTTTCGATCTTAAAAGATGCGAGTGCTACAGCCCTTTATGGTGCCCGTGGTGCCAACGGGGTAATTTTGGTCAGTACAAAAGAAGGTCGGGAAGGTAAGGCCAAAATTAATTTCCGTACAGAGTATTCCTTATCGCAATCTACCCAGACCTTAAATCTGGTTGATCCGATCCAGTATATGGAACTTTTTAACGAAGCATCCTTAACACGTAATCCATCTTTGCCGTTGCCTTTTAACCAGACTAAGATAAACAATACCCGTGCTACAATAAACGGTAGCCCCGGTAGTAATCCTTATGTATATCCCGCGGTGAACTGGATTGATATGTTATTTAAGGACAGGGCCAGCACCCAGCGTAATAATTTAAGTATCAGCGGAGGTGGCGGTGTAGCCAAATATTATATTTCGGGTTCATATAATATTGATAACGGGATATTAAAAACGGATATCCGCAACAACAATGAGAACAATGTCAATTTTAAGAACTATCAGTTGCGTTCCAATATCAATATCAACCTGAGTAAAACAACCGAACTGATTGTAAGGCTTTCGGGTACTTTTAGCGATTATAACGGTCCGATTACTTTAGACGGTTCATTTGCTTCAGATTTATATGCCATCGCTTCTCATGCCAGCCCGGTGTTGTTTCCTGCATATTATCCGGCCGATGCAGCAAATGCAGGTGCAAACCATATTTTATTTGGAAACGTAGGTGGTCCTGACGGAACAAAAAACAACAGTATCCTTTATCCCAACGGAAACCCTTACGCACAGCTTTTAAAAGGGCATAAAAGCTCTTCAGAATCGCGTATGTCAGCACAGCTGGAACTTAACCAGGATTTTAAATTCATTACCGAAGGACTTAAGTTAAGGACGGTATTCAATACCAACAGGTATTCTTATTTCGATTCGCAGTTAGCCTACTCGCCTTATTTTTATAGTGCAGACAGTTATGATAAAGTAGCCAATACTTATGCGCTGACCTGGCTCAATCCAAAAAACAATGTAGCCAATAATGTTCCGACAGAATATCTGGTATATAACAGGAGCGAGCCCAATGCCAACTCTTTTTTCTATTTTCAGGGTGCTATAGATTATAACCGGAAATTCGGAAACCATACCGTAAGCTCAACCATCATTGGTACCGCACAGCAGACCTTGTATTCGAGTGCGAAAGACCCACGGACCAATACCACCACATTGCCCTATTCGCTGCCTTTCCGCAACATGGGGGTGGCAGGCAGGGCAACCTATTCGTTTAAAGACCGGTATTTTGTGGAATTCAACTTCGGCTTTAACGGATCGGAACGTTTTTCTGCAGAACACCGGTATGGCTTTTTCCCAACCATTGGCGGTGCATGGGTACCATCAAATGAAGCTTTCTGGCCTAAGAATGATATTGTTAACCGCTTAAAAATACGCTTCAGTCACGGTTTGGTCGGTAATGATGCTATCGGCTCGCAACGCTTTTTCTACCTTTCGGACGTAAACCTGAACGGAGGAAATTTTGCACAGTTCGGTATCAACAACGGAAACCAGCTTAACGGGGTTTCCATCAGGAGTTATGCGAACTCCAATATTACCTGGGAAACATCAAGGCAGACCAACCTGGCAGGAGAAATTACTTTGTTGAAAAACTTCAATATCGTGGCTGAGTTTTATAAAAACCACCGTTACGATATTTTGCGCAAACGTAATATCCCGGCTACCGAAGGTTTCGAAACCGATGTGCTTACCAATCTTGGTGAGGTAGATTCCAAGGGGATAGACTTATCGCTCGATTACAAGAAGACATTTGACAATGGCCTCTGGAGTTCAATCCGCGGGAACTTTACTTATTCAACCAACAAATACGGTTATATAGAAGAACCCAACTATCCTGAAACCTGGAGGCATTTTATCGGTCAACCGATAAGCAGGGGTTATGGCTACATTGCCGAACGGTTATTTGTTGATGATGCAGAGGTAAAAAATTCGCCTACCCAACAGTTCAATACGAGTGATGCTTATGGTAACGTGATTACCGGTGCTATACCGAGGGGAGGCGACATCAAATACCGCGATTTAAACAGCGATGGCAGGATAGATGATCTCGATATGGCCTTTATGGGCTATCCGAGCACGCCGGAAATTGTATATGGCTTTGGTTTCTCAACAGGTTATAAGGGATTTGACCTGTCCGCATTCTTCCAGGGGCAGGATAGGGTTTCGTTCTTTATCGATCCCAGAAAAACAAGTCCTTTTCTTGAACGCAATGTAGCCTATGTAGAAGGTAGGGCACAGGTGTTACAGGCTTTTGCAGATAGCCACTGGTCAGAAGAAAATCAGGATCTGTTTGCTGCCTATCCGCGTTTGGGCACCAGCTCGGCAGTTGTCGCAAACAACCTGCAGGCAAGCTCATGGTGGTTGAGGGATGGAAGTTTTATCAGGTTAAAATCGGTAGAAATCGGTTATACCCTTCCAAAAAGTATCTTGAAAACCCTGAGGCTTTCCAATTGCCGCCTTTACCTGAACGGTCTCAACCTGGTTACCTGGAGTAAATTTAAAATGTGGGATCCTGAACTGGGTGGCAATGGATTCGCTTATCCGATCCAGAAAGTATTCAATTTCGGTATAAATGTGAATTTGTAA
- a CDS encoding AraC family transcriptional regulator of arabinose operon (product_source=KO:K02099; cath_funfam=1.10.10.60; cog=COG2207; ko=KO:K02099; pfam=PF02311,PF12833; smart=SM00342; superfamily=46689,51215), with product MEQKIIEPRKKIKEGFIGQKRIVIPPNIRKKILNNKVAKTFYLTAIGHYPRATNHHIERKSGSKDYIFLYCTEGFGYINILGKKLLLSPNSYYIIPRNISHQYQSHESNPWSIFWAHFSGEIAENIFDRFANGNLTQIQEIPFVETRIKQFNLIYALLERSVDDKDMEIINIKLLNFISSFIYYKDLDPDVYNIDSISKSIMYMKKNLRKKFSVEDLALQQNLSASHYLRSFRQKTGSSPINYFNQLKIQESCQYLYFSDMNIKEICAELGFSDQYYFSRLFKQITGTSPSQYKKLHKR from the coding sequence ATGGAGCAAAAAATCATTGAGCCCAGAAAAAAAATCAAAGAGGGCTTCATCGGACAAAAACGTATCGTCATCCCCCCGAACATCAGGAAGAAAATCCTCAACAACAAAGTTGCGAAAACCTTTTATCTGACAGCGATCGGCCATTATCCCCGTGCAACCAACCACCATATCGAACGCAAATCAGGTAGCAAAGACTATATCTTTCTATATTGCACTGAAGGCTTTGGCTACATCAATATTCTGGGCAAGAAACTATTGCTGAGTCCAAATTCCTATTATATAATCCCCAGAAATATCAGCCACCAGTATCAAAGTCATGAAAGTAATCCATGGAGTATCTTTTGGGCTCATTTTAGCGGTGAGATTGCTGAAAATATCTTTGACCGCTTTGCAAATGGCAATCTTACACAGATTCAGGAGATCCCATTTGTAGAAACCAGGATTAAACAGTTTAACTTGATTTATGCCCTTTTGGAGCGTAGTGTTGATGATAAAGACATGGAGATCATCAACATTAAACTATTGAATTTTATTTCTTCTTTCATTTATTACAAAGACCTTGACCCAGATGTATACAACATAGATTCTATCAGCAAATCTATAATGTACATGAAGAAAAACCTGAGGAAAAAGTTTTCTGTTGAAGATCTGGCCCTTCAACAAAACTTATCAGCATCTCACTACCTGCGCTCTTTCAGGCAAAAAACAGGTAGCTCCCCCATCAATTATTTCAATCAGCTTAAGATACAGGAATCCTGTCAATACCTGTATTTTAGCGATATGAATATTAAGGAAATCTGTGCAGAACTGGGGTTTTCAGATCAGTATTACTTCTCACGCCTGTTCAAACAGATTACTGGTACTTCACCATCTCAGTATAAAAAGTTACACAAAAGGTAA